The following coding sequences lie in one Vespula pensylvanica isolate Volc-1 chromosome 7, ASM1446617v1, whole genome shotgun sequence genomic window:
- the LOC122630636 gene encoding uncharacterized protein LOC122630636, whose protein sequence is MDVIEYKLTSKNPVLISHAVSRLYEIIKEKYKNGTSKDVTKIPEYKLLISKFESKDKILTTSICQVLVKLVENEIISVTTALCTLISYISSTNNYVAITVSMSHLLILDFKLHGTEDNYLYTLTMPQFPFITILKEEKNSWRTVLDQMHFIMNYPDKQIKENSIKILRPVFIFILCNPSSALSDGCKEKTWQLLKSSNALELQIEILLWLRTNDIDTCLETYYKIFGFTMVSLSKNDKDICIALLPLLSSVCISFLEHGFDPVVNLDTISTIINKYDNLSGNILLALMSEMIVICPGYYLINVLQLCELVLNKMSCNIILINVLIASILKWMPYPSVLCAEALAVANALINKAVTEVKWTKEVNNPLSKGIFAKLIHFDPYIQFYTESIDVLNTITESNILSWLKTLSKSPIDLRYKYRLILSGLFLQSEDVILTKAVCDILMQITKEVIIFASHMLPLIMHKLSKSRDPDELKYLLLTLPELVIIKENVPIINRTLQTLFRSEGPLKYFALELYLTMNDRDPRCYRYLSSALMETLQNDKSWYADVTCAKVIKHICEERPECAEELAPLISQILNKCVDTNGSAATALALKSISALCRSSVISIASVWKVLAPKMRKEKRTIVMKTLCEFFGNIPSFLNKNSIAYDTLITDVLEILWSYVIQNNPEISEAALKAIAMYRIDDIPLKMLPDDFKYSTTTSQLSTSASSNTKPVNISPAILNTCWIKMLEKVNKMVLNAAGNVLISFITNEVKHFRSGIYNWPHGEPNNFKYLPERSIIRVVGEHLRRIDGTKPFNENVAIECLRIFAFKYPKPLPNINWNFLHKISEISHKAKEYSLTIACHHSVISSSARNFVEHYLSRFESDKNIEDLLESKEHEILYSNLEILCEAMQVQKVKPFLDMTLSYAVINLFSDDGTNVILFKNIMHSYARALKTETINDAIRTLLSTTLSNLLDEIDLTQDYYKPYISAILALPVEYIERMTSPDVWWETPLKKLKNAVIIRAELAINNDIEMPLNCMNELIDLVSALPSIQLYLLQEVQRVQTEVKFKMYTSDWVVDFLNRVQVIIPEISEEDQRILFYCDVFFVSIICFSGMDCIIMDTYSIISSQHVRARLFPQAMAMLADIQYWKDNIIPQVMEWLHLMRTSPIPELYKSAFHNSLISLKHHPHYNKNWFTYLSSI, encoded by the exons ATGGAtgtaattgaatataaattaaccTCAAAGAATCCAGTTTTAATATCGCAT GCAGTATCTAGACTTTATGAAATAATCAAAGAGAAGTACAAAAATGGAACATCTAAAGATGTTACAAAg ATACCAGAATATAAATTGCTTATATCAAAATTTGAAAGCAAAGATAAAATACTTACTACATCTATATGTCAAGTATTAGTTAAACttgtagaaaatgaaataatatctgtTACTACGGCTCTGTGTACtttaatatcttatatttcttctacTAA cAATTATGTTGCAATTACCGTAAGCATGAGTCATTTACTGATATTGGATTTTAAACTTCATGGTACTGAAGAtaactatttatatacattgacGATGCCTCAGTTTccttttattacaattttgaaagaagaaaaaaattcttggcGCACTGTATTAGATCAAATGCATTTTATAATGAACTATCCTGATAAACA gaTAAAGGAGaatagtataaaaattttgaggccagtctttatatttattttatgcaaTCCTTCTTCAGCTTTATCAGATggttgtaaagaaaaaacttggCAATTACTTAAATCTAGTAATGCTTTAGAATTACAAATTGAAATTCTATTATGGCTTCGTACAAATGATATAGATACTTGCTTGGaaacatattataaaatctttggATTTACAATGGTATCATTATCCAAAAATGACAAAGATATTTGCATAGCCTTACTCCCATTATTATCGTCTGtttgtatatcttttcttGAACATGGCTTTGACCCTGTAGTAAATCTAGATACAATATctactattataaataaatatgataatttatcAGGAAATATTTTACTAGCATTAATGTCTGAGATGATTGTGATATGTCCtggatattatttaatcaatgtTCTACAACTAT GTGAGCTTGTATTGAATAAAATGTCATGCAacataatattgataaatgtGCTAATAGCATCTATACTAAAGTGGATGCCTTATCCTTCTGTGTTGTGTGCTGAAGCTTTAGCTGTAGCTAATGCTCTGATAAACAAAGCTGTTACTGAAGTAAAATGGACAAAAGAAGTCAACAATCCCCTTTCAAAAGGAATATTTGCAAAACTAATTCATTTTGATCCGTATATTCAATTTTACACAGAAAGTATAGAtgttttaaatacaataacagaaagtaatattttatcatggTTGAAAACATTATCAAAAAGTCCAATTGATTTACGTTATAAATACAGATTAATTCTTTCTGGTTTGTTTTTACAAAGTGAGGATGTCATTCTAACAAAAGCCGTTTGTGATATACTTATGCAAATTACTAAAGAAGTAATCATTTTTGCATCTCACATGTTACCATTAATCATGCATAAGTTATCAAAATCTCGTGATCCTGATGAATTGAAATACTTGCTTCTTACGTTACCcgaattagtaataataaaagaaaatgtaccAATTATAAACAGAACATTGCAAACATTATTCCGCAGTGAAGGaccattaaaatatttcgctCTCGAACTCTATTTGACGATGAACGATAGAGATCCGCGTTGCTATCGGTATCTTTCATCTGCACTTATGGAAACATTACAAAATGATAAATCGTGGTATGCTGATGTAACTTGTGCTAAAGTAATCAAACACATTTGCGAAGAACGTCCGGAATGTGCCGAAGAACTTGCCCCACTTATttcacaaatattaaataagtgTGTAGATACAAATGGCAGTGCTGCAACAGCACTTGCACTTAAGAGTATTTCTGCTCTTTGTAGGTCTTCTGTTATTAGTATTGCCTCAGTTTGGAAAGTGTTAGCACCAAaaatgaggaaagaaaaacgtacaATTGTTATGAAAACTTTATGTGAATTCTTTGGAAATATTCCAtcctttttaaataagaaCAGCATCGCATATGACACCTTGATCACGGatgtattagaaatattatggTCATAtgttatacaaaataatcCAGAGATAAGTGAGGCTGCACTTAAAGCAATTGCTATGTATCGTATAGATGACATTCCATTAAAAATGTTACCGGATGATTTTAAATACAGTACTACAACATCACAATTAAGTACATCAGCTTCAAGTAATACAAAACCAGTAAATATATCACCAGCTATATTAAACACATGCTGGATCAAAATGTTAGAGAAAGTCAATAAAATGGTTTTAAATGCAGCTGGTaatgttttaatttcattcattacgAATGAAGTTAAACATTTTCGATCTGGCATATATAACTGGCCACATGGAGAGCCAAATAACTTCAAATATTTACCAGAAAGAAGTATTATAAGGGTAGTTGGTGAACATTTGAGACGTATAGATGGGACTAAACCTTTCAACGAAAATGTCGCTATAGAATGTTTACGGATATTTGCATTTAAATATCCAAAACCTTTGCCTAATATAAATTGGAATTTCTTACATAAGATTAGTGAAATATCTCATAAAGCTAAAGAATATAGTCTTACTATTGCATGTCATCATTCAGTCATATCATCATCCGCAAGAAACTTTGTTGAACATTATTTATCAAGGTTCGaaagtgataaaaatatagaagattTATTAGAAAGTAAAGAACATGAAATATTGTATTCAAATTTAGAAATTCTCTGTGAAGCTATGCAAGTACAAAAAGTAAAACCATTTTTAGATATGACATTATCATATgctgtaataaatttattcagtGATGATGGcacaaatgtaattttatttaaaaatattatgcatTCCTATGCTAGAGCTTTAAAAACTGAAACAATAAATGATGCTATTCGTACATTACTCTCTACTACTTTAAGCAATCTTTTAGATGAAATAGACTTAACACAAGATTATTATAAACCATATATTTCTGCAATATTAGCGTTACCAGTTGAATACATAGAGAGAATGACATCGCCTGATGTATGGTGGGAGACACccttaaaaaaattgaaaaatgctGTAATTATAAGAGCAGAATTAGCTATAAATAACGACATTGAGATGCCCTTAAATtgtatgaatgaattaattgatCTAGTCTCAGCTCTACccag tATACAATTATACTTGTTACAAGAAGTTCAAAGAGTGCAAACTGAAGTGAAatttaaaatgtatacatCAGATTGGGttgtagattttttaaatcgtgtTCAAGTAATTATACCAGAAATATCTGAAGAAGATcaacgtattttattttactgtgatgtttttttcgtctctattatttgtttctctgGAATGGATTGCATAATAATGGAtacatattctattatatcctCACAACATGTCAGAGCAAGATTATTTCCACAAGCTATGGCTATGCTTGCTGATATACAATATTggaaagataatataatccCTCAG GTAATGGAGTGGTTACACCTAATGAGAACAAGTCCCATACCAGAACTGTATAAATCTGCATttcataattcattaatttcctTAAAACATCATCCACATTATAATAAGAATTGGTTTACCtatttatcatcgatttaa